From one Nycticebus coucang isolate mNycCou1 chromosome 14, mNycCou1.pri, whole genome shotgun sequence genomic stretch:
- the LOC128564350 gene encoding olfactory receptor 4C11-like, translating to MNNSVNEFILFGLTQDAGKQKAVFGIFLILYLATLFGNSLIMVTIKTSQTLGSPMYFFLFYLSFADACFSTTTAPRLIVDALSQKKIISYNECMTQVFAAHFFGCTEIFVLILMAFDRYVAICKPLRYTTIMSHHVCGILVIWAWIGSCIHSSAQIFLALRLPFCGPNVIDHYFCDLQPLLKLACMDTYVINLLIVSNSGAICMLSFIILFISYIVILYSLRNHSAEGRRKALSTCTSHFIVVVIFFGPCIFIYTRPPMTFPIDKMVAVFYTIGTPLLNPLIYTLRNAEVKNAMRKLWYRKIDIS from the coding sequence ATGAATAACAGTGTGAATGAATTCATTCTGTTTGGATTGACACAGGATGCTGGCAAGCAGAAAGCAGTATTTGGGATTTTCTTGATTCTTTACCTTGCAACTCTGTTTGGGAACTCTCTCATCATGGTGACTATTAAAACAAGCCAGACCCTTGGGAGTCCcatgtactttttccttttctacctATCCTTTGCTGATGCTTGCTTTTCTACAACGACAGCCCCCAGATTGATTGTGGATGccctttctcaaaagaagatcATTTCCTACAATGAGTGCATGACTCAGGTCTTTGCAGCCCATTTCTTTGGATGCACAGAGATCTTTGTGCTCATCCTCATGGCCTTTGACCGCTATGTAGCCATTTGTAAGCCCCTGAGATACACAACCAtaatgagccaccacgtctgtgGTATATTAGTGATTTGGGCCTGGATAGGGTCTTGCATTCATTCTTCGGCACAGATTTTCCTGGCTTTGAGATTGCCCTTCTGTGGCCCAAATGTAATTGATCACTATTTCTGTGACTTGCAGCCCCTGTTGAAACTTGCCTGCATGGACACCTATGTGATAAATTTGCTGATTGTGTCCAATAGTGGGGCCATCTGCATGCTgagtttcataattctgtttATCTCCTATATCGTTATCTTATACTCTCTAAGAAACCACAGTGCCGAAGGAAGACGAAAAGCACTTTCCACATGCACGTCCCACTTTATCGTGGTTGTCATATTTTTTGGTccgtgtatatttatatacacacgcCCACCAATGACTTTTCCAATAGACAAGATGGTGGCTGTGTTTTATACCATTGGGACACCCTTACTCAACCCTCTGATATATACACTAAGGAATGCAGAAGTGAAAAATGCCATGAGAAAATTATGGTATAGAAAAATTGACATCAGTTGA